The sequence GTCTCTCGATTCGCGCGTTAGTCGCTGATGAACTTGTTGTCCCGCCAGTTGACCCCGCTTTCCCCGGAGCCGTGATCGCGCGGTCCTTCGACGACTTCGATGTTCGCTGGTCGCGGTTCGCCCTCGACGATCCGGGTCGCCTCGAGTTCGCCACCTTGCTGGGAGATGGCCGTCAAGGTCCCTTTCTCGGCGGCTTCGGCGATGTCACAGAGGACGAGGAACATCTCGTACTGCAACAGCGAGTTCTGGAGGACGGTCTCACGGTCGCCCTTGAACGCCGCGAACTCGACGAGTTCGGATTCGATCTCCTCTTCTTCCTCTTCGTCCCAGCGGAAGGAGTTGCGTCGCTCGTCGGGGTCCTCTTCGTAGACGCGGTTTTCGGTGACGCTCGCTTTCAACTGGGCCGTCGGCGTGTACTTGCTGACCGAGGTGTCCTCGGCGACGGCTTTGAGGATGAGCGTGTTGTTTCGCCGCGTGATCTCGACGTCGTCGACGCCGTCGGGATACTCCGCCTCGTCGATGTGTTCTCGAAGATCTTCGAGCGGGAGTTCGAGCGTCGAATGCAACCGATATACGTGACTGGATTCCTCTGTTGACATAGTGGGGGATGATCTACGGCGAGGTCGCTGGGTTCCTAGTACGAGTGCGTGACTTATATGATCTGCTATTACCTGCGTCACGTTCGTATCTGGATGAATTTACCTCTGCCTTCTGTTCATTGATCGCTGGCGTGCTCGCACGATGCCCATTCGCACAACGCTATTGCCCCTCGAGTGCGGGCACCTCGTCCGTCGTGCTCGCGCCCCAGCACTCAGACTGGGACGCAGGCCCGTTCTACTCCGCGTCGAGCGTCGCGGCCAGTTCGCCGCGTTCCTCGAGTTCCGCGAGGATGTCAGAGCCGCCGACGAACTCGCCGTCGACGTACGTCTGGGGGATGGTCTCCCAGCCGCTGTGGGCCTCGAGTGCGTTGCGATATTCGGCGAGGGACTCGAGGACGTCGACGGTCTCGTACTCGTCACAGTACTGGTCGATGAGCCCCAGTGCGCGCCGCGAGTAGCCACACTGCGGCATGAGCTTCGTTCCCTTCATGAAGAGGACGACCTCGTTTTCTTCGATGGTCGTCTCGACCTGCTCGTTTACTTCGTCCTGATCGAGCCCCTGGTTCGGTGGGAAGTCCATGTCCGTCATATGTCGGTCGCGGGGGATAGGCCTTGCGTCACCGGTACCGCCGGTCGGGTATCTCGAGGCGAGGACTGCAAACACGGAGAGAGAAGCGACCAGCGACAGGAACTCGGAGACACCAGCCCGGCTCAGTCGGCTGCCGACGCACTCGAGTCCTCGCCGAGCGGGCTCGAGCGGACGACGCCCTGGAGGTACGCGCCGACGAACATGCCGGCGATGCCGTAGAGGATCACGACGTTGCCGACGCCGAGGCTGGCGTAGGCGGCTCCCGGGCAGATGCCGGAGAGCCCCCATCCGACGCCGAAGATGGCGCCGCCGAAGACGACGTTACGGTCGAGCGATTTGAGCCGGCGGGCGTAGGGCGCACCTGTCAGCGGCGCGTCCCCGCGGACGAATGTGATCCCGAAGAAAGTCAGCCCGGTGACGACCGCCGCCCCGCCCATGACGAACAGCAGTCCGAGGTCCGACAGCTGGAGGAAGTTGAGGACGACCTCCGGCTGGGCCATGTGGCTGAATCCGAGGCCGAACCCGAATATCAGCCCGCCGACGAACACGAGCGGGAGGAACAGCGGGTGCTGTTCGTGCTGGGCGCTCATCGCTCACACCCCCGTCCCAGTCGGTGATCGCGACTCACGGGTCGTTTCACTCCCCGTTCGCGTTTCCGAGACCCTCGCGTAACTCGGATCTCGCGACTCACGGGTCGTTTCACTCCCCGTTCGCGTTTCCGAGACCCTCGCGTAACTCGGATCTCGCGACTCACGGGTCGTTTCACTCCCCGTTCGCGTTTCCGAGACCCTCGCGTAACTCGGATCTCGCGACTCACGGGTCGTTTCACTCCCCGTTCGCGTTTCCGAGACCCTCCCTCCGGTCGGCTCTCGCCCATTACGGACTCACCCCCAGCGCCATCACGAGTTGCGCAACGCCGATGGCGACCAGCAGGAAGGTCGCGACGCCGACGAACGAAGCGGACGAGGCCGAGCCGACGCCACAGA is a genomic window of Natrarchaeobaculum aegyptiacum containing:
- a CDS encoding DUF6691 family protein — protein: MSAQHEQHPLFLPLVFVGGLIFGFGLGFSHMAQPEVVLNFLQLSDLGLLFVMGGAAVVTGLTFFGITFVRGDAPLTGAPYARRLKSLDRNVVFGGAIFGVGWGLSGICPGAAYASLGVGNVVILYGIAGMFVGAYLQGVVRSSPLGEDSSASAAD
- a CDS encoding glutaredoxin family protein, with amino-acid sequence MDFPPNQGLDQDEVNEQVETTIEENEVVLFMKGTKLMPQCGYSRRALGLIDQYCDEYETVDVLESLAEYRNALEAHSGWETIPQTYVDGEFVGGSDILAELEERGELAATLDAE
- a CDS encoding DUF7110 family protein — translated: MSTEESSHVYRLHSTLELPLEDLREHIDEAEYPDGVDDVEITRRNNTLILKAVAEDTSVSKYTPTAQLKASVTENRVYEEDPDERRNSFRWDEEEEEEIESELVEFAAFKGDRETVLQNSLLQYEMFLVLCDIAEAAEKGTLTAISQQGGELEATRIVEGEPRPANIEVVEGPRDHGSGESGVNWRDNKFISD